The proteins below come from a single Psychrobacter sp. PL19 genomic window:
- a CDS encoding GlcG/HbpS family heme-binding protein, which translates to MKKLLIYAALATSLLSVTACASTSPNNQIIPSATNSGAYMATIPVLTGEMAQNMINAAALEAKKDQLMVSVTVVDRSGQTLAVLRDHRAGVHTIRASYKKAYTANSQKRETADIAKGIKDGSIPADIRYLDENILMLDGGVPIYIDGVVVGGIGVGGAHGSEDVRIAKAGIKALD; encoded by the coding sequence ATGAAGAAATTACTTATATATGCGGCTCTTGCAACCTCTTTGTTATCGGTCACGGCTTGTGCCAGTACCTCACCAAACAATCAAATTATACCCAGTGCAACTAACTCTGGAGCTTATATGGCAACCATTCCTGTGTTAACGGGTGAGATGGCACAGAACATGATCAATGCCGCCGCCTTAGAAGCTAAAAAAGATCAACTAATGGTGTCCGTAACGGTGGTTGATCGCTCAGGACAGACGTTGGCCGTTTTGAGAGATCACCGAGCAGGCGTGCATACCATTCGTGCCAGTTATAAAAAAGCATATACCGCCAATTCACAAAAAAGAGAAACTGCGGACATTGCTAAGGGTATCAAAGACGGTAGTATTCCTGCTGACATTCGGTATTTAGATGAAAATATATTGATGTTAGATGGCGGCGTTCCCATTTATATCGATGGTGTTGTGGTTGGTGGCATCGGAGTAGGCGGTGCGCATGGTAGTGAAGATGTGCGGATTGCCAAAGCAGGCATAAAGGCTTTGGATTAA
- a CDS encoding carbonic anhydrase produces MKDIIEGFLKFHSDAFPERADLFKNLATKQNPRTLFISCSDSRLVPELVTQREPGGLFVIRNAGNIVPSYGPEPGGVSASVEYAVTALQVTDVVICGHSDCGAMSAIANCTCMDHMPAVGSWLRYADSARVVNESITHLSASDRIESMVRENVIAQIENIKTHPSVRLALREGRLALHGWVYDIETGGIDALDGATNDFVSLAEHTEVRAYPIQPIPVAV; encoded by the coding sequence ATGAAAGATATTATTGAAGGTTTTTTGAAGTTCCATAGCGATGCATTTCCTGAACGTGCTGATTTGTTCAAGAATTTAGCGACTAAACAGAACCCGCGTACGCTATTCATTTCTTGCTCAGACAGCCGCTTAGTGCCTGAGCTGGTAACCCAGCGCGAACCGGGCGGCCTATTTGTTATTAGGAATGCTGGCAACATTGTTCCCTCTTATGGACCTGAGCCCGGTGGGGTGTCAGCCTCAGTAGAGTACGCCGTAACCGCACTACAAGTTACGGATGTGGTCATCTGTGGGCATTCAGACTGTGGTGCCATGTCAGCCATTGCTAATTGCACCTGCATGGATCACATGCCAGCAGTTGGTAGCTGGTTGCGTTACGCTGACTCAGCACGGGTAGTTAATGAATCTATTACCCATTTAAGTGCTAGCGACCGTATTGAATCTATGGTGCGAGAAAATGTCATCGCTCAGATTGAAAATATTAAAACTCATCCCTCTGTTCGTCTGGCGCTAAGAGAAGGCCGTTTGGCACTGCATGGCTGGGTATACGATATCGAGACCGGTGGCATTGATGCCTTAGACGGCGCTACCAACGATTTTGTTTCCCTTGCAGAGCATACTGAAGTTCGCGCTTATCCTATACAGCCTATTCCTGTAGCGGTCTAA
- a CDS encoding CynX/NimT family MFS transporter, whose protein sequence is MSTDHISATARQSSLTLFWPMIVIAGLALTLRPTITSTGPLLEEIRLSTGIGLQAASLLVVLPMFCMGVFPLLLPWVGKRLSESAWITGGLIAIALAGLWRLELGSGWTLITSALIGGTGIAIVQAMAPGVVKRWYPKRVPLAMGIYSASLMAGGGIAATFSPLVAEHYGSWQAGLGIWLILPVVALLLWWLRPSEVMETKHNSVPVNFFKNRRAWLLASYFGLANAGYACMIAFLPTYARGLGWSAQSSGELIGIMTVFQVIGALGAPALSSSRLDRRPWLFFAVGIQIIGFAGLMLMPESLLIVWAAMIGCGLGACFALTLTVALDHLSLPKLAGALTAFVQGVGFIITAIVPYLAGVLREGTGDFQAVWLMLLITLIGMLVVTTRFNPSSYAKAMNMTDI, encoded by the coding sequence ATGAGCACTGATCACATTTCTGCCACCGCACGCCAGTCATCATTGACCCTATTTTGGCCTATGATAGTGATTGCTGGATTGGCACTGACCCTACGCCCAACGATAACGTCTACCGGCCCTCTGCTAGAGGAAATTCGCTTGAGTACCGGTATAGGTTTGCAAGCGGCCTCATTACTAGTGGTGTTGCCCATGTTCTGTATGGGCGTGTTTCCTTTACTGTTACCATGGGTGGGCAAACGGCTGAGCGAAAGTGCTTGGATAACGGGTGGACTAATCGCTATAGCATTAGCAGGCTTGTGGCGTCTGGAATTAGGATCAGGTTGGACTCTGATTACTAGCGCGCTAATAGGCGGTACTGGTATCGCTATCGTACAGGCGATGGCGCCCGGCGTCGTAAAACGCTGGTATCCTAAGCGCGTACCGCTAGCGATGGGTATTTATTCAGCCTCACTAATGGCGGGTGGTGGAATTGCTGCTACGTTTAGCCCACTAGTGGCTGAGCATTATGGCAGCTGGCAAGCAGGCCTTGGTATATGGCTAATACTACCAGTCGTTGCCCTCTTGCTATGGTGGCTGAGACCATCGGAAGTGATGGAAACCAAGCATAACAGTGTACCGGTCAATTTTTTTAAAAATCGTCGTGCCTGGTTACTGGCCAGTTATTTTGGCTTGGCCAACGCCGGTTATGCTTGTATGATCGCTTTTTTGCCGACTTATGCTCGTGGTTTAGGTTGGAGCGCTCAGAGTAGCGGTGAGTTAATCGGTATCATGACTGTTTTTCAGGTGATCGGTGCGCTTGGTGCTCCTGCGCTCTCTTCTAGTCGCCTGGATCGACGCCCTTGGTTGTTTTTTGCAGTAGGTATTCAGATTATCGGCTTTGCAGGATTAATGCTAATGCCAGAGTCATTGCTGATTGTTTGGGCCGCCATGATAGGTTGTGGCCTGGGCGCTTGTTTTGCATTAACGCTGACCGTGGCGCTTGATCATTTATCACTCCCTAAATTAGCTGGTGCACTGACCGCTTTTGTACAAGGCGTTGGTTTTATAATCACTGCAATCGTCCCTTACTTAGCCGGAGTTTTACGTGAAGGGACTGGTGATTTTCAGGCCGTTTGGCTGATGCTTTTGATCACGCTAATAGGTATGCTTGTGGTCACCACCAGATTTAACCCCAGCAGCTATGCTAAAGCCATGAATATGACTGATATTTAA
- the cynR gene encoding transcriptional regulator CynR, which translates to MILRHIKYFLAVAKHHSFTQAAASLYVSQPALSQQIKQLEETLGATLFDRSGRRVKLTDAGEVYARYARKALQDLEEGQRALHDVQNLSRGALRIAITPTFTTYLIGPLIKEFHACYPNVTLSVQEMSQEQMEKHLLDDAFDVGIAFAEVQSADIETQTLLVETLALVVNNHHPLAQHQAIDLPTLNAQSLVLLSHEFVTREQIERYCRQHDIQPQVLMEANSLSAVIEIVRHTQLSTLLPSNIVSNRDELVAIALAPTLLKRTAVLLQRKGAYQSAATAAFIDLAHKVCKPA; encoded by the coding sequence ATGATACTTAGACATATTAAGTACTTTCTCGCGGTTGCCAAGCATCACAGCTTCACGCAGGCAGCAGCATCTCTGTATGTCTCGCAGCCCGCCTTGTCGCAACAAATCAAACAACTAGAAGAAACCTTAGGGGCGACCTTATTTGATCGTTCGGGGCGTCGCGTTAAGCTAACCGATGCCGGTGAAGTGTACGCCCGCTATGCGCGCAAAGCCTTACAAGATTTAGAAGAAGGACAAAGAGCACTGCACGATGTACAAAACTTAAGTCGCGGCGCTTTACGAATCGCGATTACTCCTACGTTTACCACTTACCTGATCGGGCCACTGATAAAAGAATTTCATGCTTGCTATCCTAACGTCACCTTAAGCGTACAAGAGATGTCGCAGGAGCAGATGGAAAAGCACTTGCTTGATGATGCCTTTGATGTGGGTATTGCCTTTGCAGAGGTGCAATCTGCCGACATAGAAACCCAAACCTTACTCGTTGAAACCCTGGCATTGGTAGTGAATAACCACCATCCCCTTGCACAGCATCAAGCTATTGATTTGCCAACCCTGAATGCGCAATCATTGGTGCTATTGAGCCATGAATTTGTGACCCGTGAGCAAATTGAGCGTTATTGTCGCCAACACGATATCCAGCCACAGGTACTGATGGAGGCCAATTCATTAAGCGCCGTTATTGAAATAGTACGCCACACCCAATTGAGCACTTTATTACCGTCCAACATTGTGAGTAATCGTGATGAGCTGGTCGCCATTGCATTAGCCCCAACTTTACTAAAGCGCACTGCGGTATTATTACAACGAAAAGGCGCT
- the cynS gene encoding cyanase — translation MIQSQISNTARQALTDTIIAAKAEKSLSFEQIAAGTGLSDVYVTAALLGQHPLPTEAAQKVGETLGLDDDAIVLLQAIPLRGSVGSEMPTDPTIYRFYEMMQVYGTTLKALVHEQFGDGIISAINFKMDIKKVADPEGGDRAVIILDGKFLPFKPF, via the coding sequence ATGATTCAATCTCAAATTAGCAACACTGCCCGCCAAGCACTAACAGATACCATCATTGCCGCCAAAGCTGAGAAAAGTTTGTCGTTCGAACAAATAGCCGCTGGTACTGGTCTTAGCGACGTCTATGTAACTGCCGCTCTACTGGGTCAGCATCCTTTACCTACTGAGGCTGCGCAAAAAGTTGGCGAAACCTTAGGTCTTGATGATGATGCTATCGTTTTACTACAAGCTATTCCGTTACGCGGTAGCGTTGGCAGTGAAATGCCGACCGACCCTACTATCTACAGATTCTACGAGATGATGCAGGTGTACGGTACTACTCTCAAAGCTTTGGTTCATGAACAATTTGGTGACGGCATCATCAGCGCTATCAACTTTAAAATGGATATCAAAAAAGTTGCAGACCCAGAAGGTGGTGACCGCGCGGTTATTATCCTTGATGGTAAGTTCTTGCCTTTCAAACCTTTTTAA